In Chondrinema litorale, a single window of DNA contains:
- a CDS encoding IS630 family transposase, producing the protein MIQKACLGIQRIKVFLQEVITSTGKSCHIQTLKGIFKRHRLVWKRYRKSLKPERDEVLFEFFKSELSYLEQQAKQGIIDLIFMDESGFNLNPNVPYGWQPIGQQILLPAKRSSTNWTVLGTLNIHSQSFYGYMMPEACTAKTVVEVLSNLSERINKKTIVILDNAPVHKAKIVKEKLVEWRKKGLYLQFIPAYSPELNKIEILWRQMKYYWLEPNDYQSQNTLYQKIIEILQNYGSKYSISFS; encoded by the coding sequence ATGATCCAAAAAGCCTGTTTGGGCATCCAAAGGATAAAAGTATTTCTTCAAGAAGTGATCACTAGTACAGGTAAAAGTTGCCATATACAAACATTAAAGGGTATTTTCAAGAGGCATCGATTGGTATGGAAACGCTATAGAAAGAGCTTAAAACCAGAAAGAGATGAAGTACTTTTTGAGTTTTTCAAATCGGAATTAAGCTACCTAGAACAACAAGCAAAACAAGGAATAATAGACTTGATATTTATGGATGAATCGGGCTTTAACTTAAATCCAAATGTGCCCTATGGTTGGCAACCAATAGGACAGCAAATTTTGCTTCCTGCTAAACGCAGCTCAACTAATTGGACAGTTTTAGGTACGCTTAATATCCACAGTCAAAGCTTTTACGGTTATATGATGCCAGAGGCATGTACTGCAAAAACAGTAGTTGAAGTATTGTCTAATTTAAGCGAAAGAATCAATAAAAAAACGATAGTAATATTAGATAATGCCCCAGTGCATAAGGCAAAGATTGTAAAAGAAAAGTTAGTCGAATGGCGCAAAAAAGGACTTTACCTACAATTTATACCTGCCTATAGCCCTGAACTCAATAAAATAGAGATATTATGGAGACAGATGAAATATTATTGGTTAGAACCGAACGATTATCAATCTCAAAATACACTATACCAAAAAATTATTGAAATTCTTCAGAATTATGGATCTAAATACTCGATTTCTTTTTCTTAA
- a CDS encoding transposase, whose amino-acid sequence MGLERTLPIWQAPDTTLREIKLLTRERSQYQKKKTAAINQLHAYKNGFDVPKIIIERLEQEIESLLDTIVIIEQQLSVLVEQEKDIKQTIDRITKVPGLGVISVLTVLAETNNFSLVNNIKQLVSYAGLDVQLNQSGKSSKRARISKKGHRGNGNSHIRKALYMPALAACNSKNSSLHDFYEGVIEKKPCKKIGVIAVERKLLILIYSLWKSKEEFDVKRHQSQKEISCTIQKNKSELVLTLN is encoded by the coding sequence ATGGGATTAGAACGAACACTACCCATTTGGCAAGCTCCCGATACTACTTTGAGAGAAATTAAACTGTTGACTAGGGAGCGAAGTCAATATCAAAAAAAGAAGACGGCTGCAATTAACCAGCTCCATGCTTATAAGAATGGTTTTGATGTCCCCAAAATCATTATTGAGCGCTTAGAGCAAGAAATCGAGTCCCTTCTTGATACGATTGTAATAATAGAGCAACAACTATCTGTACTTGTAGAGCAAGAAAAAGATATAAAGCAAACCATTGACAGAATTACAAAAGTACCTGGTCTAGGTGTGATAAGTGTACTAACCGTACTTGCTGAAACTAATAATTTTTCTTTGGTAAATAACATCAAACAGTTGGTAAGTTATGCAGGCTTGGATGTGCAACTTAACCAATCTGGAAAAAGTAGTAAAAGAGCTAGAATTTCTAAAAAAGGCCACCGTGGCAACGGGAATTCTCACATCAGAAAAGCTTTGTACATGCCTGCTCTTGCGGCTTGTAACAGTAAGAATTCAAGTTTACATGATTTTTATGAGGGGGTCATTGAAAAAAAGCCTTGCAAAAAGATTGGAGTCATTGCTGTAGAACGTAAGCTATTAATATTAATTTATTCGTTGTGGAAATCGAAAGAAGAGTTTGATGTAAAACGACATCAATCACAAAAAGAAATTTCATGTACAATACAAAAAAATAAGAGCGAGTTAGTACTCACTCTAAACTAG